Within the Methanothermobacter sp. genome, the region GTTTAGGCGGGGTATCATGGCCATTAGTATGCATTGTTCTGTGTTTTTTGTCCGGTCTAGTAGGCCTTTGGTGAGGTAGTATATTGCTCCGGTTTTTTCTCCTAGGTTTTTTATTCCTGTGATTTTGTCCATGATGTCTCCTACTTCTTTGCCTTTTTTGACTTCTTTTATGACTTTTGGTGGGTATTCGAATCCTGCGCTGACTCCTAGTGTGATTGTTTTGCCATTGTAGGTTGCACACCATTGTAGGTCGATGTAACCAGTGAGGGTGTGGGGTACTTTTAGGAGGCCGGATTCTATTCCTATGCTTAGGTCGCAGTCTTGGTATGCTCTTTTGGCCCTGTTTATGGCCCCTTTTATGGTCTGTTCTAGTCCTATGGGTTGGCTTGGGACTCCTGGGTCTACTTTAACTCCTTTGACTTGTACTTTTGTGTATATTTTTTCTAGGACATTTTTCGCTGCTTTTATTTTGACTGGGTT harbors:
- the yjjX gene encoding inosine/xanthosine triphosphatase; its protein translation is MKVKVGSKNPVKIKAAKNVLEKIYTKVQVKGVKVDPGVPSQPIGLEQTIKGAINRAKRAYQDCDLSIGIESGLLKVPHTLTGYIDLQWCATYNGKTITLGVSAGFEYPPKVIKEVKKGKEVGDIMDKITGIKNLGEKTGAIYYLTKGLLDRTKNTEQCILMAMIPRLNPKLYKV